The genomic region CAAAGTCACTGATCAAAAATAATGAATCAAATGTAACACTCGTTATAAAAACGCACACATACGGTCGTGATCAAAGTGTTTTCTTCCATAAAATCACTTTGTATTGTCCAACAAGTTAAAAGTACCAGTGTGTTCCAGACGGATAAAGAGCTGCCTTTGCTgaccacagtaacagtcacagtttgGGTATGAGATGCTGGGGTTAGGGTATATATAcagacatatacatacatatatatacatacatatatatatatatgtgtgtgtgtgtatatatatatatatatatatatatatatatatatatatatatatatatatatatatatatgtatatgtatgtatatatatatatatatacatacatacatatatacatacatacatatacacatatatatatatatatatatgtgtgtgtatatatgtatgtatgtatatatatatatatatatatatatatatatatatatatacatacatatatatgtatatatatacatatatatgtatttatatatatatatatatatatatatatatgtatatgtatatatatgtctatgtatatatacatatatgtatagttTCACAAGTGTGCAACTCTACTAAGACACATCACAACGACCACTAAAGTCACTGTTATTGTTGGAGTAAAGATAGAGATATATCAAAGCTGTTATGTACAAAGAGCCTTTATACTTTCTCTTGTTGATTTCAGATTACGGGTCCAGATTTGGACAAACCAAGTCGGATGACTCTCACAGCTGTGCATCGGCGGGGACCGGAAGCTTAACATCCACAGCGAAGAAAATAAACTCTGCAATCAGTCGGCCTGATTTTTTACAGTGCAACTCTACCATACATCTGCTACGCTAAACAACCCAACTCACAGAGCAAATGTACAGCAGCCGAAGCCACAGTGCTGCACAGTTACACAACCTCGTTCCATGGTAACCGTGCTGATGACTTTCAACAGCAAACTGCTTCAGAAGCTCCCGCTGAGCGCTTCAGTCGGCCTTGTCCTTGCCGTTCTTGGCCCAGCCTCGGCTCATCGCCGATACCACGATGCTGTACATGTTCAGCCAGGCTTGACGCAGCGGCGCCGTGTAGGCCTGGCCCAGACTGCACTGCAGCATGTAGAGAAGGGCCTCCCCCACCACCTAGAGAAGACACACAATTAGAACAAGATCTTCACCTATCTGGAAGAAAAGAGCTTGCTGAGAGGGGTTTGTCCTACAGCAAACGACTGCGTGCTGACTCCCACCGCCTGGTGCTTCTTTCCCAGGTTGAGCAGGAATTCCTCCAAGGAGTGGAGGTCATCCAGGTGGCTGACTGCTGCATCGATCACAAGCATCACCTGGAAATAAATGCACGTAAAGAGCTTTAAAAACTGTAGGAACTTCTCTAAGATTGTAGGAGGAATGAATCTCACCTTGGTGACATGGTCCAGGAACTCGGGACTAGAGAGGCAGTCTTGTTTAGAGCCACAGTTGGTGCTGTAGTTGAACAGACTGAGGAGCTCAGGGTCCAGCTCAAACAATCTGCAAACACCACACAATTTTATAAGCATGTGGaacagcctataagccacgcatcTACAAATCTCCCTGCTACTGTCTGATTTAGCTGCAGCTGACTCAAAGTAAACTGTGGATTATTGCAGTCTGTCGCCAAGCAACAAGTCAAGCCTCTGGTTCCTGCATGGGAAAGAGCTCAGCTCACTCAGATCTCACAAACTGAAAGCAACCTGAGGTACTTTCTCCAAACCAGTGTGGTGCCTGTCTACATCCAGACCGAACGGTGTGTAGAAGCTTACCTGGAGAACATGACGACACCGTGAGGGGCTTTGTTCTTGCCAAGACTCTCCCAGCTGTCTCGTATCAGCTCCTTGTCTTTCACTGACAGCATTGTCCCTTTAAACACTCAGTAGGTGAGGAACACAACTCCAGCACAGGACGAGGCTCAGATCAAGAGAAACAAGAAAAAACTTCTTCCAACCCACCTGGGAAACAAAGTGGAGCATCACACAAGCAGCAGAGTTGCTGGTTGTGTTTAGCATTTAAAAATGGTGGCATGGCTGAAAGAGGAATGATCATACTGTACCTTTTTGAGGTCAGTCCTCACTCTGAACTTCTTCTGGAGCGGTCTGTCTGTTTCTGtgggtatgtgagtgtgtgtgtgtctgtgggtgtgtgtgtgagtgtgtttgttgtGCAGGCTGCAGCCTGACACTCTGCTCCACTTGTTCTCTATTTCCCCGACCCACGGTGCAGTCAGGAAGACAAGTTCTGCCACGCTCTTATCTGTCACACTGGCTGCTATCTCTCTCCTCTTTGCCTCCTgatgctctttctctctctctctctctctctctctctctctctctctctctctctctctctctctctctctctctctctctctctctctctctctctctctctctctctctctctctctctctctctctctctctctctctctctctctctctctctctctctctctctctctctctctctctctctctctctctctctctccccctccagCACTGGGGTACTGTCCGTGCCACTGATggagaaaaaaggagagagaTCTCTCTCTTCTGCTCCTCAGAAGCTGCAGCAAGCCACAGCTCCTCCTGCAGGTGAACTGAGGACTAGATCATCTACATCCACACACCAAAACTTTCTCATTGGACTTTTACATTCTAATCAAGGGGATACATTAAACAAGAAATCATGAAAAGCAGCAAAAATAACCACAAACAATCACACTCTGGGGATTAGCAGCACAATTGCTGCTTTAAAGAAGGGTGAAAACCATCTGAGGGCCTTTATCGTCTAATGTGACATGTGTCATCAGCTGCCTACATTTACCACCCaagcatttacaaaatgaaatgtgTGGGAAATTTAAAGACTACAGTAATAAGGGACCTGAACATACCACCTTGGTAAAATTATATTGTTCATCTACCTTTGCACAGCCACTCCTCAAACAGCAGCCTCTCATTAATCTAAATGTGTTTCTTCCTTCTCAgcctacacacacgcacgcacgcacgtacgcacacacacacacacactgtttgctCTAACGTATTTCCAAGCAGGAATCGAGTTAATGTTTCATTGTGCATCCGGGGGAATTGGAGGTGCACAGACTTCTCCTGAGGGAATTCAAGGCAGAGTGGGAAAGGATACAGCGTTCCCATGACAACCTGAGAGGATGGAGCCCTTGAAGCTTCATTATGTGATATACGAGAGATCAAAGAATGAAATTACACTTAATAGAAATAAAGTGACAACATTCTGACTATACACCATTGTACAAGCAAGAAATTTCAAAGGATTTAAAGCAAGACACAATGGCTGACTCTTTGattatgtttttttaatgcaTGTTCAAACATCCTCATGTGGTTTGTAACTTAAAATGATCTCTGAAATTCCTGGCATGCAGCTGTCAAAGCACAGAGTTCAGCTGAGGCCAGTGCCCAAGAATATTTGATGTGGATTTGCAGGCTTGGAGCAGACCGCTGCACTGGTCTGTGTGAAGGCAGATGAGGACTGTTTATTTAGCTGGCAGTGCCGCTTTAGAAATAACTCAATTCCTCATTCATCATAAATAAAATTGGAATGAGATCTCACCGAATGTGTTCTTTTGAGATACATTCAGTTAAAAATGTCTAAAACTCTTTTAAAACCTGTGTGAAATTATCTGAGTGATGTCACGTGTTAAATCTCAGAAGAAATGAAGTTTCAGTAGAAAAATTCACCTGAAAGCTTGTTTTTTTAAAGTTTATTCTGGCAGCATGAGTCCTTTAAATTACAGGCTTCCTATTCCTGCATGCATGCCTTCATATATAGTTATGGGAAAAGGTTTGATATTCTAGATTGGAACATTATCAAATAAGTCATTGTAACATTCGGAAGAGACAGGATGCATCACCTGCTGTTTATAGTCTTATAATATCCAGGATTAAAATCTCAGATTAAATCGAATAAactatgtttttttaattatatCCAAGCCAAAGAGTGCATCTTTAATTATACTCTTTTGCATTTTATGTGTGTTAATTTGTGCTGCTGTTGTTAATTTAGTTTTggggcagtagctcaacaggttgagcgggttgtccggtaatcggaaggttgcaggttcgatcccggctccggacagagaattctgctgttgtgtccttgggcaagacacttaacctaccccgcctgctggtggtgatcggaggggctggtggcacctgtgctcggcagcctcgcctttgtcagtgtgccccagggcagctgtggctacatcgtagctcatcaccatcagtgtgtgaacggatgaatgatacactgtagtgtaaagcgctttggagtccgtactctgagagacgctatacaagtgcgggtcatttatcattttatttgtACTCAAATTCACCCTCAGGTGCTAATTTTGATTTTTGACAAAACCCTGAATTGATCTCTTTAAATCAGCAACCTTTAGCTTTAGGCAGATCCTCTATATCCATCTAATCCAGATTGGAACTACTGAGCATGTGGCATTTAGTTCCAATTTCAAAATTTCTAAATACAACCAGTGACTCGACCTGTAAAGACAATAAAATACAATTACAGATTAATCTAAAACATCATTTTAGAAAACATTGCAAAGGTTTTAAATACAGTTTTCTTCCCTTTTCCGTAGTAAATCCAAAGATTTGTGATTGAAAGGTTCCCACGTTTTGTGATTTTATAATTTATAGGTGCACATTTGAAATGATCAAGTCTTTGGTGTTCGCAGTGACATGAATCACTTTTGAGGACAGCCTTGTTTTCTGGTGGACAGGCCACAAGAAACTCGGCTTTGCCTGAACCTTTTTGATCATGGTGCTTCTTCCCCTTTGGACTTCACGCTCTTCTCTTCCACATCTTCAATTTTCTCCCCGTCGTCTACATTTTCTTCCCTAAATC from Nothobranchius furzeri strain GRZ-AD chromosome 18, NfurGRZ-RIMD1, whole genome shotgun sequence harbors:
- the ngb gene encoding neuroglobin — its product is MLSVKDKELIRDSWESLGKNKAPHGVVMFSRLFELDPELLSLFNYSTNCGSKQDCLSSPEFLDHVTKVMLVIDAAVSHLDDLHSLEEFLLNLGKKHQAVGVSTQSFAVVGEALLYMLQCSLGQAYTAPLRQAWLNMYSIVVSAMSRGWAKNGKDKAD